From Streptomyces sp. NBC_00690, a single genomic window includes:
- the atpB gene encoding F0F1 ATP synthase subunit A — protein MSADPQMLAFDPDCQLFSGCGFPAPGLHTFLYEPIFTVSGFEFTKPMLLAFISSFLVVAFFWAAFSKPKLVPGKLQMIGEAGYDFVRRGIVYEIIGKKDGEKYVPLMVSLFFFIWLMNLWSIIPLAQFPVTSLIAFPAGLALIVYVLWVGLTFKTHGFVGGWKNITGYDKSLGPILPLVVVLEFFSNLLIRPFTHAVRLFANMFAGHLLIVMFSLATYYLMSGIGFAYAGTSFVLVMVMIVFELFIQAVQAYVFVLLASSYIQGALAKHH, from the coding sequence GTGAGTGCTGACCCCCAGATGCTCGCCTTCGACCCCGATTGCCAGCTCTTTTCTGGGTGCGGGTTCCCAGCTCCGGGCCTGCACACCTTCCTCTACGAGCCGATCTTCACGGTGAGCGGCTTCGAGTTCACCAAGCCGATGTTGCTGGCCTTCATTAGCTCGTTCCTGGTCGTTGCCTTCTTCTGGGCCGCTTTCAGTAAGCCGAAGCTGGTTCCGGGCAAGCTCCAGATGATCGGTGAGGCGGGGTACGACTTCGTTCGCCGCGGCATCGTTTACGAGATCATCGGCAAGAAGGACGGCGAGAAGTACGTCCCGCTGATGGTGTCGCTGTTCTTCTTCATCTGGTTGATGAACCTCTGGTCGATCATTCCGCTCGCCCAGTTCCCGGTGACGTCGCTCATTGCTTTCCCGGCGGGTCTCGCCCTGATCGTGTACGTCCTGTGGGTCGGTCTGACCTTCAAGACCCACGGATTCGTCGGCGGCTGGAAGAACATCACCGGCTACGACAAGTCGCTCGGCCCGATCCTCCCGCTCGTCGTGGTCCTGGAGTTCTTCTCCAACCTGCTCATCCGCCCGTTCACGCATGCGGTCCGACTGTTCGCGAACATGTTCGCCGGCCACCTGCTGATCGTGATGTTCAGTCTCGCCACCTACTACCTGATGAGCGGCATCGGCTTTGCCTACGCCGGCACGTCCTTCGTGCTGGTCATGGTGATGATCGTCTTCGAGCTCTTCATCCAGGCAGTTCAGGCATACGTCTTCGTCCTGCTGGCCTCCAGCTACATCCAGGGCGCGCTCGCCAAGCACCACTGA
- the atpA gene encoding F0F1 ATP synthase subunit alpha, with translation MAELTIRPEEIRDALENFVQAYKPDAASREEVGTVSVAGDGIAKVEGLPSAMANELLKFEDGTLGLALNLEEREIGAIVLGEFSGIEEGQSVTRTGEVLSVAVGEGYLGRVVDPLGNPIDGLGEIDTEGRRALELQAPGVMVRKSVHEPMQTGYKAVDAMVPIGRGQRQLIIGDRQTGKTALAVDTIINQRDNWRTGDVNKQVRCIYVAIGQKGSTIASVRGALEEAGALEYTTIVAAPASDPAGFKYLAPYTGSAIGQHWMYQGKHVLIIFDDLSKQADAYRAVSLLLRRPPGREAYPGDVFYLHSRLLERCAKLSDAMGAGSMTGLPIVETKANDVSAFIPTNVISITDGQCFLESDLFNAGQRPALNVGISVSRVGGSAQHKAMRQVSGRLRVDLAQFRELEAFAAFGSDLDAASKAQMERGKRMVELLKQAQYQPMPVEEQVVSVWAGTTGKMDDVPVEDIRRFESELLEHLRREHKGLLTSIAEGAKMSDDTIQAIGDAIAAFKRQFETSDGKLLGEDAPVSTSK, from the coding sequence ATGGCGGAGCTCACGATCCGGCCGGAGGAGATCCGGGACGCGCTGGAGAACTTTGTCCAGGCGTACAAGCCGGACGCGGCCTCGCGCGAGGAGGTCGGTACGGTCAGCGTGGCCGGCGACGGTATCGCGAAGGTCGAGGGTCTCCCCTCGGCCATGGCGAACGAGCTGCTGAAGTTTGAGGACGGAACCCTCGGTCTCGCCCTCAACCTTGAGGAGCGCGAGATCGGTGCGATCGTCCTCGGCGAGTTCAGCGGAATCGAAGAGGGCCAGTCGGTCACCCGTACCGGCGAGGTTCTGTCCGTCGCCGTCGGCGAGGGCTACCTGGGCCGGGTCGTCGACCCGCTCGGCAACCCGATCGACGGTCTCGGCGAGATCGACACCGAGGGCCGCCGCGCCCTCGAACTTCAGGCACCCGGCGTCATGGTGCGTAAGTCGGTGCACGAGCCGATGCAGACCGGCTACAAGGCCGTCGACGCCATGGTGCCGATCGGCCGTGGTCAGCGTCAGCTGATCATCGGCGACCGCCAGACGGGCAAGACCGCCCTGGCTGTCGACACGATCATCAACCAGCGTGACAACTGGCGCACGGGCGACGTCAACAAGCAGGTGCGCTGCATCTACGTCGCCATCGGCCAGAAGGGCTCCACCATCGCGTCCGTGCGCGGCGCGCTGGAGGAGGCCGGCGCCCTGGAGTACACGACCATCGTCGCCGCCCCGGCGTCCGACCCGGCCGGCTTCAAGTACCTGGCGCCGTACACCGGTTCGGCCATCGGCCAGCACTGGATGTACCAGGGCAAGCACGTCCTGATCATCTTCGATGACCTGTCCAAGCAGGCCGACGCCTACCGCGCCGTGTCGCTGCTGCTGCGCCGCCCGCCGGGCCGTGAGGCGTACCCCGGTGACGTCTTCTACTTGCACTCGCGTCTGCTGGAGCGCTGCGCCAAGCTCTCCGACGCCATGGGTGCCGGTTCGATGACCGGTCTGCCGATCGTCGAGACCAAGGCCAACGACGTCTCGGCGTTCATCCCGACCAACGTCATCTCCATCACCGACGGCCAGTGCTTCCTGGAGTCCGACCTGTTCAACGCCGGCCAGCGTCCGGCTCTGAACGTCGGTATCTCGGTTTCCCGAGTCGGTGGCTCCGCCCAGCACAAGGCGATGCGACAGGTCTCCGGCCGACTGCGCGTCGACCTGGCCCAGTTCCGTGAGCTGGAGGCGTTCGCCGCCTTCGGTTCCGACCTGGACGCCGCGTCGAAGGCGCAGATGGAGCGCGGCAAGCGCATGGTCGAGCTGCTCAAGCAGGCTCAGTACCAGCCGATGCCCGTCGAGGAGCAGGTCGTCTCCGTCTGGGCCGGTACCACCGGCAAGATGGACGACGTCCCGGTCGAGGACATCCGTCGCTTCGAGAGCGAGCTGCTGGAGCACCTGCGCCGCGAGCACAAGGGGCTGCTGACCAGCATCGCCGAGGGCGCGAAGATGTCGGATGACACCATCCAGGCCATCGGCGATGCGATCGCCGCCTTCAAGCGCCAGTTCGAGACCTCGGACGGCAAGCTTCTGGGCGAAGACGCTCCGGTCAGCACCAGCAAGTGA
- a CDS encoding F0F1 ATP synthase subunit epsilon, whose protein sequence is MAAELHVELVAADRKVWSGEATLVVARTTSGDIGVMPGHQPLLGVLESGPVTIRTTSEEGGGTVVAAVHGGFISFADNKLSLLAEIAELADEIDAQRAERALERAKSEEDAAAERRADIRLRAVAVR, encoded by the coding sequence TTGGCTGCTGAGCTGCATGTCGAGCTGGTCGCCGCCGACCGAAAGGTCTGGTCCGGCGAGGCCACCCTGGTCGTCGCGCGCACCACGTCCGGCGACATCGGCGTCATGCCCGGTCACCAGCCGCTGCTCGGTGTGCTGGAGTCGGGCCCGGTGACGATCCGTACCACCTCCGAGGAGGGGGGCGGGACCGTCGTCGCCGCTGTGCACGGCGGTTTCATCTCCTTCGCCGACAACAAGCTGTCGCTGCTGGCGGAGATCGCCGAGCTGGCTGACGAGATCGATGCCCAGCGCGCCGAGCGTGCGCTGGAGCGTGCCAAGTCGGAGGAGGACGCCGCCGCCGAGCGTCGTGCCGACATCCGACTGCGTGCGGTGGCGGTGCGCTGA
- a CDS encoding F0F1 ATP synthase subunit B yields the protein MTQFNLAAAGAEQPPLIPHADELIIGLIAFAIVFFFLAKKLLPNINKVLEQRREAIEGGIEKADAAKTEAESVLEQYKAQLAEARHEAARLRQEATEQGTAIIQEMRAEGQRQREDIIAAGHAQIEADRKAAAAALRQDVGKLATDLAGKLVGESLEDNARQSRTIDRFLDELEDGAVKAEATR from the coding sequence GTGACTCAGTTCAATCTTGCGGCAGCGGGGGCGGAGCAGCCGCCGCTCATCCCGCACGCCGACGAGCTCATCATCGGCCTGATCGCGTTCGCCATCGTCTTCTTCTTCCTCGCCAAGAAGCTCCTCCCGAACATCAACAAGGTTCTGGAGCAGCGTCGGGAAGCCATCGAAGGCGGCATCGAGAAGGCTGACGCGGCGAAGACCGAGGCCGAGAGCGTACTTGAGCAGTACAAGGCCCAGCTCGCCGAGGCCCGCCACGAAGCCGCTCGGCTGCGCCAGGAGGCCACCGAGCAGGGCACCGCGATCATCCAGGAGATGAGGGCGGAAGGCCAGCGGCAGCGTGAGGACATCATCGCCGCAGGTCACGCCCAGATCGAGGCCGACCGCAAGGCCGCAGCCGCCGCGCTCCGTCAGGACGTCGGCAAGCTTGCGACCGATCTGGCCGGCAAGCTCGTCGGTGAGTCCCTTGAGGACAACGCCCGACAGAGCCGGACGATCGACCGCTTCCTCGACGAGCTGGAAGACGGCGCTGTGAAGGCAGAGGCCACCCGGTGA
- the atpE gene encoding ATP synthase F0 subunit C produces MSALQTLAAVEGNVASIGYGLAAIGPGVGVGIIFGNGTQALARQPEAAGLIRTNQIMGFAFCEALALIGIVMGFVY; encoded by the coding sequence ATGTCCGCTCTCCAGACCCTTGCCGCCGTCGAAGGAAACGTCGCCTCGATCGGCTACGGTCTCGCCGCCATCGGCCCCGGCGTCGGCGTCGGCATCATCTTCGGTAACGGTACCCAGGCCCTCGCCCGTCAGCCCGAAGCTGCCGGCCTGATCCGTACCAACCAGATCATGGGTTTCGCCTTCTGTGAGGCGCTCGCCCTCATTGGCATCGTCATGGGCTTCGTCTACTAG
- a CDS encoding glycoside hydrolase family 18 chitinase translates to MSKRSRIVAGLTALALPLAAMVAMASPAQAATSASASYVKGSDWGSGFEGKWTVKNTGTTAINGWTLEWDFPTGTKVLSSWDADVTSAGNHWTAKNKPWANNLAPGASVTFGFNGQGTGAPTGCKINGASCDGTPPGDAPPSAPGTVTAGDADVTETQAKISWGAATDDKQVKNYDVFRDGAKVATTTSLTHTDTGLTKGTTYSYTVQARDSIDQLGPLSGALSVTTKGGVIDPGAKKKMGYFTNWGVYGRNYFVKNLDTSGTASKITHINYAFGNVQNGRCTIGDAYSDYDMAYGADKSVDGVADTWDQPLRGSFNQLLKLKKKYPHIKVLYSFGGWTWSGGFGQAVANPTAFAQSCYDLVEDPRWAGVFDGIDLDWEYPNACGLTCDTSGPASITNMMKAMRAKFGPNYLITAATTADASDGGKIDAADYGGAAQYLDWYNVMTYDFFGAWDAKGPTAPHSPLTAYTGIPKPKFTSAEAIAKFKAKGVPASKILLGVGFYGRGWTGVTQAAPGGTATGAAAGTYEPGNEDYKVLKNTCPSTGTVGGTAYAHCGTNWWSYDTPATIGSKMAWAKQQNLGGAFYWEFSGDTTNGELASAVHNGLQ, encoded by the coding sequence ATGTCTAAAAGATCACGAATAGTCGCGGGTCTGACCGCGCTCGCCCTGCCCCTGGCCGCAATGGTCGCCATGGCATCCCCCGCACAGGCCGCCACCTCGGCCTCCGCGAGCTATGTCAAGGGATCTGACTGGGGCAGCGGCTTCGAGGGCAAGTGGACGGTGAAGAACACCGGCACCACGGCCATCAATGGATGGACCCTTGAGTGGGACTTCCCCACCGGAACCAAGGTCCTCTCGTCCTGGGACGCCGACGTGACAAGCGCCGGCAACCACTGGACGGCGAAGAACAAGCCCTGGGCCAACAACCTGGCCCCCGGTGCTTCCGTGACCTTCGGCTTCAACGGCCAGGGCACCGGTGCCCCGACCGGCTGTAAGATCAACGGCGCTTCCTGTGACGGCACCCCGCCCGGCGACGCTCCCCCGAGCGCTCCCGGCACCGTCACCGCTGGCGACGCCGATGTGACGGAGACCCAGGCGAAGATCAGCTGGGGCGCCGCCACGGACGACAAGCAGGTCAAGAACTACGACGTCTTCCGGGACGGGGCCAAGGTCGCCACCACGACCTCCCTCACCCACACGGACACGGGTCTGACCAAGGGCACCACCTACTCGTACACCGTGCAGGCCCGTGACAGCATCGACCAGCTCGGTCCGCTGTCCGGAGCCCTCTCGGTGACGACCAAGGGCGGGGTCATCGACCCGGGCGCCAAGAAGAAGATGGGCTACTTCACCAACTGGGGCGTCTACGGACGCAACTACTTCGTGAAGAACCTGGACACCTCCGGCACGGCGTCGAAGATCACCCACATCAACTACGCCTTCGGTAACGTCCAGAACGGTCGCTGCACCATCGGTGACGCCTACTCGGACTACGACATGGCGTACGGTGCGGACAAGTCGGTCGACGGTGTCGCTGACACCTGGGACCAGCCCCTGCGCGGTAGCTTCAACCAGCTGCTCAAGCTGAAGAAGAAGTACCCGCACATCAAGGTTCTGTACTCGTTCGGTGGTTGGACCTGGTCCGGCGGCTTCGGCCAGGCCGTTGCCAACCCGACCGCGTTCGCGCAGTCCTGCTACGACCTCGTTGAGGACCCGCGCTGGGCCGGTGTCTTCGACGGCATCGACCTGGACTGGGAGTACCCCAACGCCTGTGGTCTGACCTGTGACACCAGTGGCCCTGCATCGATCACCAACATGATGAAGGCCATGCGGGCGAAGTTCGGCCCGAACTACCTGATCACCGCGGCCACCACGGCCGACGCGTCTGACGGTGGCAAGATCGACGCGGCCGACTACGGCGGCGCCGCTCAGTACCTCGACTGGTACAACGTGATGACGTACGACTTCTTCGGCGCCTGGGACGCAAAGGGCCCGACGGCTCCGCACTCCCCGCTGACCGCGTACACGGGCATCCCGAAGCCGAAGTTCACCTCGGCTGAGGCCATCGCCAAGTTCAAGGCGAAGGGCGTGCCGGCGAGCAAGATCCTGCTCGGTGTCGGCTTCTACGGCCGCGGCTGGACCGGAGTGACCCAGGCGGCACCGGGTGGCACCGCCACCGGCGCTGCTGCCGGTACCTACGAGCCCGGCAACGAGGACTACAAGGTCCTCAAGAACACCTGCCCGTCCACCGGGACCGTCGGCGGCACCGCCTACGCCCACTGTGGCACCAACTGGTGGAGCTACGACACCCCGGCGACCATCGGCTCCAAGATGGCGTGGGCCAAGCAGCAGAACCTGGGTGGCGCCTTCTACTGGGAGTTCAGCGGAGACACCACCAACGGTGAACTCGCGTCCGCCGTGCACAACGGCCTCCAGTAA
- a CDS encoding F0F1 ATP synthase subunit delta, translating to MNGASREALATARESLDALTDSTSVDASTLAEGLASVTALLNREVSLRRVLTDPAQAGEAKAQLVSRLLSGQVSGETVDLVSGMVRSRWSRSRDLVDALEELTATADLSSAQRAGVLDDVEDELFRFGRIAYSSPNLRAALSDKAATATAKAGLLRSLLGGKVNPVTERLIIRLVTAPRGRSLEQGLDSLSKLAASRRERMVAVITSAVPLTDVQKQRLGGVLARVYGREMHLNLDVDPEVLGGISVRVGDEVIDGTVASRLDEATRRMAG from the coding sequence CTGAACGGAGCGAGCCGTGAGGCCCTCGCCACTGCGCGTGAGTCGCTCGACGCACTGACGGACTCCACGTCCGTCGATGCCTCGACGCTCGCCGAGGGGCTGGCCTCCGTCACCGCGCTGCTCAACCGCGAGGTGTCGCTGCGTCGGGTCCTGACCGACCCGGCGCAGGCCGGCGAGGCCAAGGCCCAGCTGGTATCGCGCCTGCTCAGCGGGCAGGTCAGCGGTGAGACCGTTGATCTGGTCTCCGGTATGGTCCGCTCCCGCTGGTCCAGGTCACGCGACCTGGTCGACGCACTGGAAGAGCTGACGGCCACCGCCGATCTCAGCTCGGCCCAGCGCGCCGGGGTCCTGGACGACGTCGAGGACGAGCTGTTCCGCTTCGGCCGGATCGCGTACTCCAGCCCGAATCTGCGCGCCGCGCTGAGCGACAAGGCCGCCACCGCCACCGCCAAGGCCGGACTGCTGCGCAGTCTGCTGGGCGGCAAGGTGAACCCGGTCACCGAGCGACTGATCATCCGTCTGGTCACCGCACCGCGTGGACGTAGCCTGGAACAGGGACTCGACTCCCTGTCCAAGCTCGCTGCGTCGCGCAGGGAGCGGATGGTGGCGGTCATCACCTCGGCCGTACCGCTCACCGACGTCCAGAAGCAGCGCCTCGGCGGTGTTCTGGCCAGGGTCTACGGGCGCGAGATGCACCTGAACCTCGATGTGGACCCCGAGGTCCTCGGCGGGATCTCGGTGCGGGTCGGCGACGAGGTGATCGACGGGACCGTCGCGAGCCGTCTGGACGAGGCAACCCGTCGGATGGCCGGCTGA
- the atpD gene encoding F0F1 ATP synthase subunit beta: protein MTTTVETAVATGRVARVIGPVVDVEFPVDAMPEIYNALTVEVADPAEDGKLKTLTLEVAQHLGEGVVRAISMQPTDGLVRQAAVTNSGAGITVPVGDFTKGKVFNTLGEVLNVPEANSEVTERWPIHRKAPSFDQLESKTEMFETGIKVIDLLTPYVKGGKIGLFGGAGVGKTVLIQEMIYRVANNHDGVSVFAGVGERTREGNDLIDEMSESGVIDKTALVFGQMDEPPGTRLRVALAGLTMAEYFRDVQKQDVLFFIDNIFRYTQAGSEVSTLLGRMPSAVGYQPNLADEMGLLQERITSTRGHSITSMQAIYVPADDLTDPAPATTFAHLDATTVLSRPISEKGIYPAVDPLDSTSRILDPRYIAQEHYDAATRVKGILQKYKDLQDIIAILGIDELGEEDKIAVHRARRVERFLSQNTHVAKQFTGVDGSDVPLDESIAAFNSICDGEYDHFPEQAFFMCGGIEDLKANAKELGVS, encoded by the coding sequence ATGACGACGACAGTTGAGACGGCCGTTGCCACGGGCCGCGTCGCCCGGGTCATCGGCCCGGTCGTCGACGTGGAATTCCCCGTCGACGCGATGCCGGAGATCTACAACGCGCTGACCGTCGAGGTGGCCGACCCGGCCGAGGACGGCAAGCTCAAGACCCTGACCCTTGAGGTCGCCCAGCACCTCGGTGAGGGCGTGGTCCGTGCGATCTCCATGCAGCCCACCGACGGTCTGGTCCGCCAGGCTGCGGTGACCAACTCGGGTGCGGGTATCACCGTTCCCGTCGGTGACTTCACCAAGGGCAAGGTGTTCAACACCCTCGGTGAGGTGCTGAACGTCCCGGAGGCGAACAGCGAGGTCACCGAGCGCTGGCCCATCCACCGCAAGGCCCCCAGCTTCGACCAGCTGGAGTCCAAGACGGAGATGTTCGAGACTGGTATCAAGGTCATCGACCTCCTCACCCCGTACGTCAAGGGTGGAAAGATCGGTCTGTTCGGTGGTGCCGGTGTCGGCAAGACCGTGCTGATCCAGGAAATGATCTACCGCGTCGCCAACAACCACGACGGTGTGTCGGTGTTCGCGGGCGTCGGTGAGCGCACCCGTGAGGGCAATGACCTCATCGACGAGATGAGCGAGTCGGGCGTCATCGACAAGACCGCCCTGGTCTTCGGTCAGATGGACGAGCCCCCGGGCACCCGTCTGCGCGTCGCCCTCGCGGGTCTGACCATGGCGGAGTACTTCCGCGATGTGCAGAAGCAGGACGTGCTCTTCTTCATCGACAACATCTTCCGGTACACCCAGGCCGGTTCCGAGGTGTCCACCCTGCTCGGCCGTATGCCGTCCGCGGTGGGTTACCAGCCGAACCTGGCGGACGAGATGGGCCTCCTCCAGGAGCGCATCACCTCGACCCGTGGTCACTCGATCACCTCGATGCAGGCGATCTACGTCCCCGCGGACGACCTGACCGACCCGGCGCCGGCCACCACCTTCGCCCACCTCGACGCGACGACGGTTCTCTCCCGTCCGATCTCCGAGAAGGGCATCTACCCGGCCGTGGACCCGCTGGACTCCACGTCCCGCATCCTGGACCCGCGCTACATCGCGCAGGAGCACTACGACGCCGCCACGCGGGTCAAGGGAATCCTGCAGAAGTACAAGGACCTCCAGGACATCATCGCGATCCTCGGTATCGACGAGCTGGGCGAGGAGGACAAGATCGCCGTCCACCGTGCCCGTCGGGTGGAGCGCTTCCTGTCCCAGAACACCCACGTCGCCAAGCAGTTCACCGGCGTCGATGGTTCGGACGTGCCGCTCGACGAGTCGATCGCCGCGTTCAACTCGATCTGTGACGGCGAGTACGACCACTTCCCCGAGCAGGCGTTCTTCATGTGCGGTGGCATTGAGGACCTCAAGGCCAACGCCAAGGAGCTGGGCGTCTCCTGA
- a CDS encoding F0F1 ATP synthase subunit gamma, with protein sequence MGAQLRVYKRRIKSVTATKKITKAMEMIAASRIVKAQRQVTASTPYATELTRAVTAVATGSNTKHPLTTEAENPVRAAVLLITSDRGLAGGYSANAIKAAEQLTTRLRSEGKEVDSYIVGRKGVSYYGFRERKVAESWTGFTDNPTYADAKKVAGPLIAAVQKDTADGGVDELHIVFTEFISMLTQTPVQNRLLPLSLEKAVEESGTKGEILPLFDFEPSAEDVLDALLPRYVESRIFNALLQAAASKHAATRRAMKSATDNAGELIKSLSRLANAARQAEITQEISEIVGGASALADATAGSDK encoded by the coding sequence ATGGGAGCCCAGCTCCGGGTCTACAAGCGTCGCATCAAATCCGTCACCGCGACCAAGAAGATCACCAAGGCGATGGAGATGATCGCCGCCTCGCGCATCGTCAAGGCGCAGCGCCAGGTGACGGCCTCCACTCCGTACGCGACCGAGCTCACCCGCGCGGTGACTGCGGTGGCGACCGGGTCGAACACGAAGCACCCCCTCACCACCGAGGCCGAGAACCCGGTGCGGGCCGCTGTTCTGCTCATCACGAGCGACCGCGGCCTGGCCGGTGGCTACTCCGCCAACGCCATCAAGGCGGCGGAGCAGCTCACCACGCGCCTTCGGTCCGAGGGCAAGGAGGTCGACAGCTACATCGTCGGCCGCAAGGGTGTCTCGTACTACGGCTTCCGTGAGCGCAAGGTCGCGGAGTCGTGGACCGGTTTCACCGACAACCCGACCTACGCGGATGCCAAGAAGGTCGCGGGCCCGCTGATCGCGGCGGTCCAGAAGGACACGGCGGACGGTGGTGTGGACGAGCTCCACATCGTCTTCACCGAGTTCATCTCGATGTTGACGCAGACGCCGGTGCAGAACCGGCTGCTGCCGCTCAGCCTTGAGAAGGCCGTGGAGGAGAGCGGGACCAAGGGCGAGATCCTGCCCCTGTTCGACTTCGAGCCGTCGGCGGAGGACGTCCTTGACGCCCTGCTGCCGCGCTATGTCGAAAGCCGGATCTTCAATGCGCTGCTTCAGGCCGCTGCTTCCAAGCACGCTGCCACCCGCCGCGCGATGAAGTCGGCGACCGACAACGCCGGAGAGCTGATCAAGAGCCTCTCCCGGCTTGCCAACGCGGCCCGCCAGGCCGAAATCACCCAGGAAATCAGCGAGATCGTCGGTGGAGCCAGTGCCCTGGCCGACGCGACCGCGGGGAGTGACAAGTAA
- a CDS encoding DUF2550 domain-containing protein yields MFLAVLVSVLAVVTLVGIGLFVFGLRRRLIQRSGGTFDCSLRWNLPEEPDLSGKGWVYGVARYSGDRIMWFRVFSYAPRPRRTLERSAIEVVARRTPEGEEELALLSDAVVLGCLHRGTRLELAMSEDALTGFLAWLEAAPPGQRVNVA; encoded by the coding sequence ATGTTCCTCGCAGTGCTGGTGAGCGTCCTGGCCGTCGTCACACTGGTGGGGATCGGCCTTTTCGTCTTCGGTCTGCGCCGACGACTGATCCAGCGTTCCGGCGGCACTTTCGACTGCAGCCTCCGGTGGAACCTCCCGGAGGAGCCCGATCTCTCGGGCAAGGGATGGGTGTACGGAGTCGCCCGCTACAGCGGGGACCGGATCATGTGGTTCCGGGTCTTCTCCTACGCCCCGCGTCCCCGTCGCACCCTGGAGCGTTCGGCGATCGAGGTCGTCGCCCGTCGCACTCCGGAGGGCGAGGAGGAGTTGGCGCTGCTCTCCGATGCGGTGGTGCTGGGGTGTCTGCATCGCGGAACCCGGCTGGAACTGGCGATGAGCGAGGACGCCCTGACCGGCTTTCTGGCCTGGTTGGAGGCGGCACCTCCCGGCCAGCGGGTGAACGTGGCCTGA
- a CDS encoding MraY family glycosyltransferase, which translates to MRDYLLTLCVTAAVTYLLTGPVRKFAIATGAMPEIRARDVHREPTPRLGGIAMFFGLCAGLLVADHLQNLNSVFELSNEPRALLSGAALIWIIGVLDDKFEIDALIKLGGQMIAAGVMVVQGLTILWIPVPGVGTVSLTSWQGTLLTVALVVISINAVNFVDGLDGLAAGMVCLAAAAFFLYAYRIWFSYGIEAAAPATLFTAILMGMCLGFLPHNMHPARIFMGDSGSMLIGLVLSAAAISVTGQVDPDALKIFFEGSTRQATHAALPVFIPLLLPLTIIAIPVADLVLAIVRRTWNGQSPFAADRGHLHHRLLQIGHSHSRAVLIMYFWSALIAFGVVGYSVNSASMWIVMVIVALSTLGLVLLLLPRFTPRAPRWAEAFVPPRYRRRKKVAQPLSPRPNGTSGPDALDTDETPVTGEAPEESAPLPVGVNGATAMGARSRISDHRKAVSRR; encoded by the coding sequence GTGCGTGATTATCTGCTGACGCTCTGTGTCACAGCCGCCGTGACGTATTTGCTCACCGGTCCGGTGCGCAAGTTCGCCATCGCGACCGGGGCGATGCCGGAGATCCGAGCACGTGACGTACACCGAGAACCGACACCGCGGCTCGGCGGCATCGCCATGTTCTTCGGCCTGTGCGCGGGCCTGTTGGTCGCCGACCACCTACAGAACCTGAACAGTGTCTTCGAGCTGTCGAACGAACCGCGGGCGTTGCTGTCCGGGGCCGCACTGATCTGGATCATCGGAGTCCTCGACGACAAGTTCGAGATCGACGCCCTGATCAAGTTGGGCGGTCAGATGATCGCCGCCGGTGTGATGGTCGTGCAGGGTCTGACGATCCTGTGGATTCCGGTACCCGGTGTGGGCACGGTCTCGCTGACGTCGTGGCAGGGCACCTTGCTGACGGTCGCGCTCGTCGTGATCAGTATCAATGCGGTGAACTTCGTCGACGGTCTCGACGGTCTGGCCGCCGGAATGGTGTGCCTGGCCGCGGCGGCCTTCTTCCTCTACGCGTACCGGATCTGGTTCAGCTACGGGATCGAGGCGGCGGCGCCGGCGACCCTCTTCACGGCGATCCTGATGGGCATGTGCCTGGGCTTCCTGCCCCACAACATGCACCCGGCGCGGATCTTCATGGGCGACTCGGGGTCGATGCTGATCGGTCTTGTGCTGTCGGCGGCGGCGATCTCGGTGACCGGCCAGGTGGACCCGGACGCCCTGAAGATCTTCTTCGAGGGCAGTACGCGCCAGGCCACACATGCGGCCCTGCCGGTCTTCATCCCCCTGCTGCTCCCGTTGACGATCATTGCCATTCCGGTCGCCGACCTGGTGCTCGCCATCGTGCGGCGCACCTGGAACGGGCAGTCGCCGTTCGCCGCCGACCGTGGGCACCTGCACCACCGGTTGCTCCAGATCGGGCACTCCCACAGCCGTGCGGTGCTCATCATGTACTTCTGGTCGGCTCTGATCGCCTTCGGTGTGGTCGGCTACTCGGTCAACTCGGCGTCGATGTGGATCGTGATGGTCATCGTCGCTCTGAGCACGCTCGGTCTGGTGCTGTTGTTGCTGCCGAGGTTCACTCCGCGTGCACCGCGATGGGCGGAGGCATTTGTTCCGCCCCGCTATCGGCGACGCAAGAAGGTGGCACAACCGCTTTCTCCTCGCCCCAACGGGACTTCGGGCCCCGATGCCCTTGACACAGATGAGACTCCTGTGACTGGAGAGGCCCCGGAAGAGTCTGCTCCGCTTCCTGTTGGCGTCAACGGGGCGACCGCCATGGGTGCCCGTTCGCGCATTTCCGACCATCGGAAGGCCGTGAGCCGCCGTTAG